A single window of Syntrophotalea acetylenica DNA harbors:
- a CDS encoding ATP-grasp domain-containing protein has translation MFFVDKPYVSEFVKETLLENALPVVATTVAKSLGLKDGTRFLAEDEAVEQARQGRVPLLYATSENCIGWIAEHLSFTGIPAKIELFKNKLKFREMTRPFFPEFYFREVLIEDLATVRFDDLPVPFIIKPAVGFFSMGVHKVASREEWTAAVAAIRSEIDRTRGLYPEEVLDSRAFIVEECIDGEEFAVDAYFDAAGAPVVLGIFQHVFASGYDVSDRVYITSKAIIEENLAAFSELLGQIGKVAGVRNFPVHAELRRTAAGRVVPIEVNPMRFGGWCTTADLTFRAYGLNPYLCYFSRQRPDWPRLLEGKAGKLFAIVVLDNGSGIEAKHIRSFDYDMLLARFEKPLELRKVDYHEYPVFGFLFTETAADNFAELEWILRSDLRPFIKTGPTDAHSNLKGNEEPT, from the coding sequence ATGTTTTTTGTCGATAAGCCGTACGTTTCGGAGTTTGTCAAAGAGACACTCTTGGAGAATGCCCTGCCCGTGGTTGCCACGACCGTGGCGAAAAGTCTGGGGCTGAAGGATGGCACGCGGTTTCTCGCCGAGGACGAGGCGGTTGAGCAGGCGCGACAGGGCCGGGTTCCGCTCCTTTATGCCACTTCGGAAAACTGCATCGGCTGGATCGCCGAACATCTTTCGTTTACCGGCATCCCGGCCAAAATCGAGCTGTTCAAAAACAAGCTGAAATTTCGCGAGATGACCCGGCCGTTTTTCCCCGAGTTTTATTTTCGCGAAGTCCTCATCGAGGATCTGGCAACCGTCCGTTTTGACGATTTGCCCGTGCCCTTCATCATCAAACCCGCCGTCGGGTTTTTCAGCATGGGGGTGCACAAGGTCGCCAGCCGAGAGGAATGGACGGCTGCGGTCGCAGCTATCCGGTCCGAGATCGACCGCACCCGCGGCCTGTATCCCGAGGAGGTGCTGGACAGTCGCGCGTTTATCGTCGAAGAGTGCATCGACGGCGAGGAATTCGCCGTGGACGCTTATTTCGATGCTGCCGGGGCGCCCGTGGTGCTGGGGATTTTTCAGCATGTCTTTGCTTCGGGATATGACGTGAGCGACCGGGTCTACATCACGTCGAAGGCCATTATCGAAGAAAACCTTGCCGCGTTCAGCGAGCTTCTGGGGCAAATCGGTAAGGTGGCCGGGGTGAGGAATTTCCCTGTGCATGCCGAACTCCGACGCACCGCGGCCGGCCGGGTGGTGCCCATCGAAGTGAATCCCATGCGGTTCGGCGGCTGGTGTACCACCGCGGATCTGACCTTTCGCGCCTACGGTCTCAATCCCTATCTGTGTTATTTCTCCCGGCAAAGGCCGGATTGGCCGCGTCTTCTGGAAGGGAAGGCCGGCAAGCTGTTTGCCATTGTCGTGTTGGACAATGGCTCCGGCATCGAGGCGAAGCATATCCGGAGCTTCGATTACGACATGCTGCTTGCCCGGTTTGAGAAGCCTCTTGAATTGCGCAAGGTCGATTATCACGAGTACCCGGTGTTCGGCTTCCTGTTCACGGAAACCGCGGCGGACAATTTCGCCGAACTGGAATGGATTCTGCGATCGGATTTGCGACCGTTCATAAAAACAGGCCCGACCGATGCCCACAGCAACCTGAAAGGAAACGAGGAGCCAACATAA
- the msrA gene encoding peptide-methionine (S)-S-oxide reductase MsrA, producing the protein MTDKGKKQMVATFAGGCFWCVESDFAKEPGVIKVISGFTGGNVANPTYKQVSAGGTGHVEAVQVTYDPARISYEQLLDVLWRHIDPTDSGGQFVDRGSQYRSAIFYHDQEQHDLAEKSKQALQQSGRFDKPIVTQILPFKTFYVAEDYHQDYYKENPLRYKCYRRNSGRDEFLEKIWSKEIKKAAPMTGNTRYHKPDDATLRKTLTPLQYKVTQKEGTEPPFKNAYWDNKQAGIYVDIVSGEPLFSSLDKYTSGTGWPSFVRPLVKENIVEREDHKLFSVRTEIRSRHGDSHLGHVFSDGPPPTGLRYCMNSAALRFIPVDQLEKEGYGEFLASFK; encoded by the coding sequence ATGACGGATAAAGGTAAAAAGCAAATGGTGGCGACCTTTGCCGGGGGTTGTTTCTGGTGCGTGGAATCCGATTTTGCGAAAGAGCCCGGCGTCATCAAGGTTATATCGGGCTTTACCGGCGGCAACGTCGCGAACCCGACCTACAAGCAGGTATCGGCCGGCGGCACCGGTCATGTTGAAGCGGTGCAGGTTACCTACGACCCTGCAAGGATCAGCTATGAGCAATTACTGGATGTGCTGTGGCGGCATATCGACCCGACGGATTCCGGAGGCCAGTTCGTCGACCGCGGCTCCCAGTACCGTTCGGCCATCTTCTACCATGATCAAGAGCAGCACGATCTGGCAGAGAAATCCAAACAGGCACTGCAGCAATCGGGACGTTTCGACAAACCGATCGTGACACAGATTCTGCCCTTCAAAACCTTCTATGTCGCCGAAGATTACCACCAGGACTACTACAAGGAAAATCCGCTCCGCTACAAATGCTACCGCCGGAATTCGGGGCGCGACGAGTTTCTGGAAAAGATCTGGAGCAAGGAAATAAAAAAGGCGGCTCCCATGACCGGCAACACCCGTTATCATAAACCGGATGATGCCACCCTGCGCAAAACCCTGACCCCTCTGCAGTACAAGGTCACTCAGAAGGAAGGCACCGAGCCGCCGTTTAAAAACGCATACTGGGACAACAAACAGGCCGGGATCTATGTCGACATCGTCTCGGGCGAACCACTGTTCAGTTCACTCGACAAGTACACATCAGGTACTGGCTGGCCGAGCTTCGTGCGGCCGCTGGTAAAGGAGAATATCGTCGAGCGTGAAGACCACAAACTCTTTTCGGTGCGCACCGAAATACGTAGCCGCCACGGTGATTCGCACCTGGGCCACGTGTTTAGCGACGGCCCGCCACCGACTGGCTTGCGCTATTGCATGAACTCGGCCGCCCTGCGCTTCATCCCCGTGGATCAACTGGAGAAGGAAGGCTACGGAGAATTCCTCGCAAGCTTTAAATAA
- the pduL gene encoding phosphate propanoyltransferase, with amino-acid sequence MNKELRIPISASMRHVHLCRQDVEALFGAGHQLTPAKALSQPGQFACEETVTICGPKGCIERVRVLGPERQETQLEISRTDEFKLGVDAPIRASGKIEDTPGIRLEGPQGVVELKRGVIQAARHIHMTPADAERLGVEDRQWVMVRVGGKRGIIFDDVLVRVKESYALDMHLDTDEANAADLGPGAWGVLIKNPTRVAPDPDD; translated from the coding sequence ATGAATAAAGAACTCCGCATCCCCATCAGCGCCAGCATGCGCCATGTTCATCTTTGCCGACAGGATGTCGAGGCACTTTTTGGCGCCGGCCATCAACTTACACCCGCCAAAGCGTTAAGTCAGCCCGGACAATTCGCCTGCGAAGAGACGGTCACCATCTGCGGGCCCAAAGGTTGTATCGAGCGCGTCCGCGTCCTTGGCCCGGAGCGCCAGGAGACGCAGCTTGAAATATCGCGTACCGACGAGTTCAAGCTCGGTGTCGACGCGCCGATCCGCGCTTCGGGAAAGATCGAGGATACGCCTGGCATTCGTCTCGAAGGCCCTCAAGGCGTCGTGGAGCTGAAAAGAGGTGTGATCCAGGCGGCACGGCATATCCACATGACCCCGGCCGATGCCGAGCGCCTGGGTGTCGAAGACCGGCAATGGGTCATGGTGCGCGTGGGCGGCAAGCGGGGGATCATTTTTGATGACGTGCTCGTACGGGTCAAAGAGAGCTACGCCCTCGATATGCACCTCGACACCGACGAAGCCAACGCGGCGGATCTCGGCCCCGGCGCGTGGGGCGTGTTGATCAAAAACCCCACCAGGGTTGCCCCCGATCCTGACGATTGA
- a CDS encoding flavodoxin family protein, which produces MKVVAFNGSPNKEGNTWHAIRMVTAELEKIGIETEIVHLGNKTIRGCTACYRCAKNKNEQCVLPGDEVNEWIQKMKHADGIILGSPVYFSAIAGTMKSFLDRAFFVTSVNDGMLRHKVGAAVVAVRRSGGLPAFDQLNNFLNYAEMLIPASNYWNVIHGRTPGEVIQDIEGEQIMRVLGKNMAWVMKLVEHGKGAITPPEREPKTFFSFIH; this is translated from the coding sequence ATGAAAGTCGTAGCGTTTAACGGCAGCCCGAACAAGGAAGGAAACACCTGGCATGCCATAAGGATGGTGACTGCCGAGCTTGAAAAGATCGGAATCGAAACAGAGATCGTCCATCTCGGCAACAAAACCATCAGGGGTTGCACCGCCTGTTACCGTTGCGCAAAAAACAAAAATGAACAATGCGTGCTGCCTGGTGACGAGGTCAACGAGTGGATTCAGAAGATGAAGCATGCGGACGGGATCATTCTCGGCTCGCCGGTGTATTTTTCAGCTATTGCCGGAACCATGAAATCGTTTCTGGATCGCGCGTTCTTCGTGACCAGTGTCAATGACGGCATGCTCCGCCACAAGGTTGGAGCAGCGGTGGTTGCCGTGCGGCGTTCCGGTGGCTTGCCGGCGTTTGATCAACTGAACAACTTCCTGAACTATGCCGAGATGCTGATTCCCGCTTCAAATTATTGGAACGTGATCCATGGCCGAACGCCGGGAGAAGTGATCCAGGACATCGAGGGAGAACAGATCATGCGGGTTCTGGGGAAGAACATGGCCTGGGTGATGAAGCTGGTGGAACATGGCAAAGGTGCAATTACCCCACCGGAACGGGAGCCTAAAACCTTCTTCAGCTTTATCCACTGA
- a CDS encoding type II toxin-antitoxin system prevent-host-death family antitoxin, translating to MITQHGRPPAVLISSGEYDQIREQWRFIESLTAGLDDSQSGRVMDTEELKARLASAREQRRSR from the coding sequence GTGATTACTCAACATGGGCGTCCTCCGGCGGTGCTGATCTCCTCTGGTGAATATGATCAGATCAGGGAGCAGTGGCGGTTCATCGAATCGTTGACGGCGGGTCTCGATGATTCACAGAGCGGGCGCGTTATGGACACCGAGGAGTTGAAGGCGAGACTGGCCTCGGCTCGTGAGCAGAGGCGCTCTCGATGA
- a CDS encoding IS3 family transposase (programmed frameshift): MPSKYSPEFKQDAVKLAVDSDQPISQTARALGVNPNTLYTWVAKYHQPQTVDEEGAGDKHPYEELKRLRREIAQLKEERDILKKAAGVLCKEQSVKYAWMRQQTEFGVQAMCRVLQVSRSGYYESLSRAPSNRSLADDALRPQIKGVFEKGRKTYGTRRIKDDLDKQGTVISRRRIARLMQEEGLAVKTKRKFKPTTNSKHDKPIAPNLLEREFNVETPDTAYVGDITYIPTREGWLYLAVVIDLFSRAVVGWAMGSRINAALVNDALRMAIWKRKPARGLIFHSDRGSQYASESHRKIHLTHGILASMSKKGDCWDNAVAESFFHTLKTELVHHCDYESRVEARASIFEYIEVFYNRQRRHSANGNEAPLVFEAMKKAA, from the exons ATGCCATCGAAGTACTCGCCAGAATTTAAGCAAGACGCCGTGAAGTTGGCCGTCGATTCTGATCAGCCGATTTCCCAGACGGCCAGAGCGCTGGGGGTCAATCCGAACACTCTGTATACCTGGGTTGCAAAGTATCATCAGCCCCAAACCGTGGACGAAGAAGGCGCGGGGGACAAGCATCCCTACGAAGAGCTTAAGCGCTTGCGGCGCGAAATTGCCCAACTCAAAGAGGAGCGTGACATCCTAAAAAAAGCGGCGG GCGTACTTTGCAAAGAACAGTCGGTAAAGTACGCCTGGATGAGACAGCAGACTGAATTCGGCGTCCAGGCCATGTGTCGTGTTCTGCAAGTTTCCCGAAGCGGCTACTATGAGAGCTTGAGCCGAGCGCCCAGCAACCGCAGCCTTGCCGATGACGCGCTTCGCCCCCAAATCAAAGGGGTATTCGAAAAAGGCCGAAAAACCTATGGCACCCGGCGAATCAAAGACGATCTGGACAAGCAAGGTACGGTCATCAGCCGCCGGCGCATCGCCCGGCTCATGCAGGAAGAAGGTTTGGCGGTCAAAACCAAGCGCAAATTTAAGCCGACAACCAATTCCAAACATGACAAGCCCATTGCGCCTAATCTGCTTGAGCGCGAATTTAACGTCGAAACGCCCGACACCGCTTATGTCGGCGATATCACCTATATTCCGACGCGTGAAGGCTGGCTGTACCTGGCCGTTGTCATAGATCTCTTCTCTCGGGCCGTGGTCGGCTGGGCCATGGGTTCACGGATCAACGCCGCGCTGGTCAATGATGCCCTGCGAATGGCGATCTGGAAGCGCAAGCCAGCCCGGGGCCTGATTTTTCACAGTGATCGCGGCAGTCAATATGCTTCTGAGAGCCATCGGAAAATTCACCTCACCCACGGCATTTTGGCCAGCATGAGCAAAAAGGGTGATTGCTGGGACAATGCTGTCGCTGAGAGTTTTTTCCATACTCTGAAAACTGAACTGGTCCATCATTGCGACTACGAAAGCCGCGTCGAAGCCAGAGCGTCGATCTTCGAGTACATCGAAGTGTTTTACAATCGCCAGCGGCGTCACTCCGCCAACGGAAACGAAGCTCCGCTGGTCTTTGAGGCCATGAAAAAAGCTGCGTAA
- a CDS encoding SDR family NAD(P)-dependent oxidoreductase has product MADKKLAGKVAIVTGSGRGIGRAIAMRLAADGAAVVVSDVMADNMNKVAAEIEAAGGKSLAVACDVTNEQQVNALVEKAVAKFGKLDIMVANAGIGIVKVGLDHTPEDIDKQLAVNVKGLILCDNAAARQMIKQGNKGYLGSGGKIINCASIAGHAGFAFLPVYSASKFAVRGYTQAFAKEMAEHKITVNAYCPGIVGTDMWDLIDEKIGAYTGAAKGETLKAYVNSAILAKEVGKPEQVAGYVSFVASDDGDYMTGQSVMIDGGIILV; this is encoded by the coding sequence ATGGCAGACAAGAAACTAGCAGGCAAGGTTGCAATTGTAACGGGATCGGGCCGTGGCATCGGCAGGGCCATCGCCATGCGGCTGGCGGCCGATGGGGCTGCCGTGGTGGTTAGCGATGTCATGGCGGACAACATGAACAAGGTTGCGGCCGAGATTGAAGCTGCCGGCGGCAAATCGCTGGCGGTTGCCTGCGATGTGACCAACGAGCAGCAAGTCAATGCCCTGGTGGAAAAGGCCGTGGCAAAATTCGGCAAGCTGGACATCATGGTGGCCAACGCCGGCATCGGCATCGTCAAGGTCGGTCTTGACCATACCCCCGAGGATATCGACAAGCAGCTTGCAGTCAACGTGAAGGGCCTCATTCTTTGTGACAACGCCGCCGCCCGGCAGATGATCAAGCAGGGCAACAAAGGATATCTGGGCAGCGGCGGCAAAATCATCAACTGCGCCAGCATCGCCGGTCACGCCGGGTTTGCCTTCCTGCCTGTCTACAGTGCTTCCAAGTTCGCCGTCAGGGGCTACACGCAAGCCTTTGCCAAGGAAATGGCGGAACACAAAATTACGGTCAATGCCTACTGCCCCGGCATCGTCGGTACCGATATGTGGGATCTCATCGATGAAAAAATCGGTGCCTACACCGGTGCGGCCAAAGGGGAAACCCTCAAGGCCTATGTTAACAGCGCCATCCTTGCAAAAGAAGTCGGAAAACCGGAGCAGGTTGCCGGTTACGTATCCTTTGTCGCTTCCGATGATGGCGATTACATGACCGGCCAGTCGGTCATGATCGATGGCGGAATTATCCTGGTCTAA
- a CDS encoding sigma-54-dependent Fis family transcriptional regulator, with protein sequence MNQHGIDPADAAQVRILTEREFKEQAEAAEDFLRIARPGVRDLFHQVSAHGYCALLCDHNVTTLDWLGDDQQVREWKKAGLYLGSIWAEEEEGTCAVGTCLVEKRPITIHKGEHYRVINAELTCSAAPILNPFGEMLGLVDISALHSPASKDSQYFALQLVKQTARLIEAAYFYHQFEDQWVLCICNNREMAVVNRTCLLALGGDGIVLAADQTARQQFGGGIYKTMIGRDIEDIFDIKFDQLIDLAGKSEMVWPIRTITNGAYYFATLRSPQAIALKSIQIRPSQKTKVTPPKELSAAEPLSLDLLAGADHRLKEIVTRIKRVLDKNIPILLNGETGTGKEVFARAIHNASSRANKPFVAINCASIPESLIESELFGYKPGAFTGALNKGMQGKIVQSNGGTLFLDEIGDMPTSLQPRLLRVLAEKEITPLGSTSPVPVHLNVICATHRNIQDMVIEGSFREDLFYRLKGISFVLPPLRQRTDLAQLIQMALAIEAKTEIGAISIDKEALNLLTRYDWPGNIRQLRNVLRYALAMSDGDRITSTNLPEEVANQERPALLSHIETSAPKKMQPVPQREQSWSPMEQAERTIILESLKKHQWQVVKAAKEIGIGRSTLYRKIEKYDIVPPNKR encoded by the coding sequence ATGAATCAGCACGGCATCGATCCCGCCGATGCAGCTCAGGTCAGAATACTTACCGAACGTGAGTTTAAGGAACAAGCGGAGGCAGCCGAGGACTTTTTGCGCATCGCACGGCCTGGAGTCAGGGATCTCTTCCATCAGGTCTCGGCCCACGGCTATTGCGCCCTGTTGTGCGATCATAACGTCACGACACTTGATTGGCTCGGTGATGATCAACAGGTCCGGGAATGGAAGAAAGCCGGCCTCTACCTTGGCTCGATCTGGGCCGAAGAAGAAGAAGGAACCTGTGCCGTCGGTACCTGCTTAGTCGAAAAGCGACCCATAACCATCCACAAAGGCGAACACTACCGGGTCATCAACGCCGAACTAACATGCTCTGCGGCACCGATTCTCAACCCCTTTGGCGAGATGCTGGGTTTGGTTGATATTTCGGCCCTCCATTCGCCTGCCTCCAAGGATAGCCAGTATTTTGCATTGCAACTGGTCAAACAAACTGCCCGCCTCATCGAGGCGGCTTATTTTTATCACCAATTTGAAGATCAGTGGGTGTTATGTATCTGCAATAATCGAGAAATGGCCGTGGTAAACAGGACCTGCCTATTGGCCCTTGGCGGCGACGGGATCGTGCTCGCTGCCGACCAAACGGCACGGCAACAATTTGGCGGTGGAATTTACAAAACGATGATCGGCCGCGATATCGAAGACATCTTCGACATAAAATTTGACCAATTGATCGACCTTGCTGGTAAATCAGAAATGGTATGGCCCATCCGGACCATTACCAATGGTGCCTATTACTTCGCCACGTTGCGCTCACCTCAAGCTATTGCCCTCAAGTCGATTCAGATTCGCCCCTCCCAAAAAACCAAGGTCACGCCACCCAAGGAACTTTCCGCTGCCGAGCCCCTGAGCCTTGACCTTTTGGCCGGAGCCGACCACCGATTGAAAGAGATTGTTACCCGTATCAAGCGGGTCCTGGACAAAAACATCCCCATACTACTTAACGGTGAAACCGGTACGGGCAAGGAGGTATTCGCGCGCGCGATTCATAATGCCAGCAGTCGGGCCAACAAACCGTTTGTCGCGATCAACTGCGCGTCGATTCCCGAGTCGCTTATCGAAAGCGAACTGTTTGGTTACAAGCCAGGAGCCTTCACCGGGGCGCTCAACAAAGGCATGCAGGGCAAGATTGTGCAATCGAACGGTGGCACCTTGTTTCTCGACGAAATCGGTGATATGCCGACCAGCTTGCAGCCCCGGTTGCTGCGTGTTCTCGCAGAAAAAGAAATCACTCCCCTGGGAAGCACCAGTCCCGTACCTGTTCATTTAAATGTGATCTGCGCCACCCACCGCAACATCCAGGACATGGTGATCGAGGGTAGTTTTCGGGAAGATCTCTTCTACCGACTTAAAGGCATATCCTTTGTCCTGCCGCCGCTGCGTCAGCGAACCGACCTCGCTCAGCTTATTCAGATGGCCCTGGCGATTGAGGCAAAAACGGAAATCGGCGCGATCTCCATCGACAAGGAAGCACTGAATCTGCTGACCCGCTATGACTGGCCAGGAAATATCCGCCAGTTGCGTAACGTTTTACGCTATGCTCTGGCCATGTCCGACGGTGACCGCATCACCTCGACCAATTTGCCCGAGGAGGTTGCGAATCAAGAACGGCCCGCTTTGCTATCGCATATTGAAACATCCGCACCTAAAAAAATGCAGCCCGTGCCACAAAGAGAGCAGTCGTGGAGCCCGATGGAACAGGCCGAGAGAACGATTATCCTGGAGTCTTTAAAAAAGCACCAATGGCAAGTTGTTAAAGCGGCAAAAGAAATCGGCATCGGTCGATCAACCTTGTATCGAAAAATAGAAAAGTACGACATTGTGCCGCCAAACAAACGTTAA
- a CDS encoding type II toxin-antitoxin system YafQ family toxin yields MCQARKFLRKHPDLKPPLAQVLSDLQQDPFQSYLELHSPTGKLAGCHAGSLTYGYRITLTLIFFHQEIVLLDIGSHDEVYR; encoded by the coding sequence ATGTGTCAGGCGCGTAAGTTTCTGCGAAAACATCCGGACCTGAAACCGCCTTTGGCCCAGGTGTTGTCCGACCTGCAGCAAGATCCCTTTCAATCCTACCTGGAACTCCATTCACCGACCGGCAAGCTCGCGGGTTGCCATGCCGGCAGCCTGACCTACGGTTACCGCATCACCCTGACACTGATCTTCTTCCATCAGGAGATTGTGCTTCTCGATATCGGCAGTCATGACGAAGTTTACCGCTAA
- a CDS encoding transposase — translation MPRQSRIDFPGLLHHVIVRGIEKRSIFLDDQDREELLSRLSRLLAETETDCFAWALLDSHFHLLLQPSATKLSQFMRRLLTGYAVVFNLRHGRVGHLFQNRYKSIVCDGDVYLLELVRYIHLNPLRAGIVKSVESLEDYPWCGHRELLGKTFRSVINDRQVLPLFAKRLRAARQQYTRFIADGVDAPSANLSAGGKRASLDLDPDLDDDSLFDDRVLGGGDFVERVLRHADQFPVGEKRSLRELMDLVASHYGVEPAALSQSGKNRNLAGAKAVICYVAIRKWGLKGVDVGPILAYTPAAVSHAANRGESIFQEGTELRKKLKTIL, via the coding sequence ATGCCCAGACAATCCCGCATAGATTTCCCCGGCCTTTTACACCATGTCATCGTCAGAGGAATTGAAAAACGTTCGATTTTTCTCGATGATCAAGATCGCGAGGAGCTCCTCTCCCGCCTTTCACGGTTGCTGGCCGAGACGGAGACGGATTGCTTTGCCTGGGCGCTGCTTGATTCCCATTTTCATCTCTTGTTGCAGCCGAGTGCCACCAAGCTTTCCCAATTCATGCGTCGCCTGCTGACCGGCTACGCCGTGGTTTTCAACCTGCGGCACGGCCGTGTCGGGCATCTGTTTCAGAATCGGTATAAATCGATTGTCTGCGACGGGGATGTCTATCTTCTGGAATTGGTGAGGTACATCCACCTGAATCCGCTGCGGGCCGGCATCGTGAAATCGGTTGAGTCCCTTGAAGATTATCCCTGGTGCGGGCATCGCGAACTGCTGGGCAAAACTTTTCGGTCGGTGATTAACGACAGGCAGGTTCTGCCGCTTTTCGCCAAGCGCCTCAGGGCAGCCAGGCAACAGTATACCCGTTTTATCGCCGACGGAGTAGACGCCCCTTCGGCCAACCTCTCCGCTGGCGGTAAACGGGCCAGCCTGGATCTCGATCCTGATCTCGACGACGATAGCCTTTTCGATGATCGCGTTCTGGGGGGCGGAGATTTTGTTGAACGGGTTTTGCGGCATGCCGACCAGTTCCCTGTCGGAGAGAAACGCTCTCTTAGAGAGCTCATGGATCTGGTCGCGAGCCATTATGGCGTCGAACCCGCAGCCCTGAGTCAGTCGGGTAAAAATCGAAATCTTGCCGGGGCAAAAGCGGTCATTTGCTATGTGGCGATCAGGAAATGGGGTTTAAAAGGGGTCGATGTTGGCCCGATCTTGGCTTATACCCCCGCCGCTGTTTCGCATGCCGCCAACAGAGGGGAGTCTATTTTTCAGGAAGGGACGGAATTGAGAAAAAAATTAAAGACGATTTTATAA
- a CDS encoding DUF2085 domain-containing protein — MADRSFFVLGRQFHICARCTGLFVGLPCSLLLLPWREDLAYVFGVFACLLVADGLTQFIRWRVSNNRLRFFTGFGTAVTFFPTVLSIGPESVRSQSAPLG; from the coding sequence ATGGCCGACCGTTCTTTTTTTGTCCTAGGTCGTCAATTTCACATCTGCGCACGATGTACGGGTCTATTTGTGGGCTTGCCATGTTCGCTTCTACTGTTGCCATGGCGTGAAGATTTGGCTTATGTATTTGGTGTGTTCGCGTGCTTATTAGTCGCTGACGGCCTTACACAGTTCATCCGCTGGCGAGTTAGTAATAACAGACTTCGTTTCTTCACCGGTTTCGGCACAGCAGTTACTTTTTTTCCAACAGTACTATCAATCGGGCCTGAATCAGTGAGAAGCCAGTCTGCACCTCTCGGGTAA
- a CDS encoding IS1380 family transposase: MTFPRFTIEQSDSEFYTSQSGMALVGLAVNRYTTLASRVAKAAPCQGIATADVLRCYLGLLCQGKSDFEAIRPFWEDDEFFAAALGVQNVPSPETLRQRMDKVAEAVRPIVNLCTVELLKKAKAALSTLPAGHMPLDLDVFTQDNSNTKKEGVSWTYRKFNGFAPIAAWLGLEGWCLEIEQRPGSQHAQEGFVPFLLRAIHKSRLLTEAPLLVRLDSAHDAIMTLVTLVSERVDFIVKWNPRGTDVPARASEVFAKGKMIKQDKKGRIAIMTEIVERTYKDEDGKEKTIKVRRVLRATERYFEKDGTPLLVPDVMIEGWWTNLTVAKDKVIEFYKGHALCEQYHSELKSDMDLERLPSGKFATNALVMSCSALAYNILRAVGQVGLMGKAQAKRAKQRRRIKTVIQDLIYCAARLIRHCRGLTLRFSCHAHDQAASFATTYARFAYG; the protein is encoded by the coding sequence ATGACGTTTCCGCGGTTCACTATCGAGCAGTCCGACAGCGAATTCTACACCTCCCAGTCCGGCATGGCCCTGGTCGGACTGGCCGTCAACCGCTACACCACGCTCGCTTCTCGGGTGGCCAAGGCCGCGCCCTGCCAAGGGATCGCCACCGCCGACGTGCTGCGCTGCTATCTCGGGCTGCTCTGTCAGGGCAAGAGCGACTTCGAGGCCATCCGCCCCTTCTGGGAGGATGATGAATTCTTTGCTGCGGCCTTGGGAGTGCAGAACGTGCCCTCCCCCGAAACCCTGCGCCAGCGCATGGACAAGGTCGCCGAAGCGGTGCGCCCCATCGTCAACCTCTGCACCGTCGAGTTGCTGAAGAAGGCCAAGGCCGCGCTGTCCACGCTGCCAGCGGGTCACATGCCGCTGGATTTGGACGTCTTCACACAGGACAACTCCAACACCAAGAAAGAGGGTGTCTCCTGGACCTACCGCAAGTTCAACGGTTTTGCACCGATTGCAGCCTGGCTTGGCCTGGAGGGGTGGTGCTTGGAGATCGAGCAGCGCCCCGGCTCCCAGCATGCCCAGGAAGGTTTCGTCCCTTTTCTGTTGCGGGCCATCCACAAGAGCCGGCTATTGACCGAGGCCCCCTTGCTGGTGCGGCTGGACAGCGCCCACGATGCGATCATGACGTTGGTGACCTTGGTCAGTGAGCGGGTCGACTTCATCGTCAAGTGGAATCCCCGGGGAACCGACGTGCCGGCCAGAGCCAGCGAGGTCTTCGCCAAGGGCAAGATGATCAAACAGGACAAAAAGGGCCGCATCGCCATCATGACGGAAATCGTCGAGCGCACCTACAAGGACGAGGATGGCAAGGAAAAAACCATCAAAGTCCGCCGTGTGCTGCGGGCCACGGAGCGCTACTTTGAGAAGGATGGCACGCCGCTGCTGGTCCCCGACGTCATGATCGAGGGCTGGTGGACCAACCTGACCGTCGCCAAGGACAAGGTGATCGAGTTTTACAAGGGGCATGCGCTGTGCGAGCAGTACCATTCCGAACTCAAGAGCGACATGGACCTGGAGCGGTTGCCGTCAGGCAAGTTCGCCACCAATGCCCTGGTCATGAGTTGTTCGGCCCTGGCCTACAATATCCTGCGGGCCGTGGGCCAGGTCGGCCTGATGGGCAAGGCCCAGGCGAAACGCGCCAAGCAGCGGCGGCGGATCAAGACGGTGATTCAGGACCTGATCTACTGCGCCGCTCGGTTGATCCGCCATTGTCGTGGCCTGACCCTGCGGTTCAGTTGTCATGCCCACGATCAGGCCGCGTCGTTTGCAACAACCTACGCCCGGTTTGCGTACGGCTAA